One Cupriavidus taiwanensis LMG 19424 DNA segment encodes these proteins:
- a CDS encoding RidA family protein, which produces MKRSVPLIAAALCGLASLSACAQHGGTLRAVASADAPKAIGPYSQAIRAGNVLYLAGQIPIHPKTGELLKDAPIEAQTRLVLDNLKAVLAADGMTMADVVSTTVYMKDLNDFAKMNEVYGTYFTGVAPARATVQVARLPRDVAVEIGAIAVKP; this is translated from the coding sequence ATGAAACGATCTGTCCCCCTGATTGCCGCGGCCCTTTGCGGCCTGGCCTCGCTGTCGGCCTGCGCCCAGCACGGCGGCACGCTGCGCGCCGTCGCATCGGCCGACGCCCCCAAGGCCATCGGCCCATACTCCCAGGCCATCCGCGCCGGCAACGTGCTGTATCTTGCCGGCCAGATCCCGATCCACCCCAAGACCGGCGAATTGCTCAAGGACGCCCCCATCGAGGCCCAGACCCGGCTGGTGCTGGACAACCTGAAGGCGGTGCTCGCGGCCGACGGCATGACGATGGCGGACGTGGTTTCCACCACGGTCTACATGAAGGACCTGAACGACTTCGCCAAGATGAACGAGGTCTACGGGACCTACTTCACCGGCGTTGCGCCAGCACGGGCGACGGTCCAGGTCGCGCGCCTGCCGCGCGACGTTGCCGTGGAGATCGGGGCGATCGCGGTCAAGCCCTGA
- the tcuA gene encoding FAD-dependent tricarballylate dehydrogenase TcuA — protein MKDVLVIGGGNAALCAALMAREAGASVLLLEGSPRQWRGGNSQHTRNLRCMHEAPQDVLVDAYPEEEYWQDLLKVTGGVTNEHLARMTIRASSRCRGWMRRHGVHFQPPLSGALHVARTNAFFMGGGKALVNAYFRSAEALGAEIRYDTPVVAIERDGDRFVAAVTASCERIEARTCVLAAGGFESNRDWLREAWGQNERGEWPSDNFLIRGTRFNQGVLLRHMIDAGADAIGDPTQAHMVAIDARAPLYDGGICTRIDCVSLGVVVNRDGERFYDEGEDFWPKRYAIWGRLVAQQPGQIGFSIIDQKAIGRFMPPVFPGTRADTLDELARKLGVPETTFVRTVQEFNAACRPGTFDHTVLDDCATAGIAPPKTHWARPLDTPPYIGYALRPGVTFTYLGLKVNERAQVHFGGRPSPNLFVAGEMMAGNVLGKGYTAGVGMAIGTAFGRIAGAGAARACGFQHPDFDMEQSNAIAS, from the coding sequence ATGAAAGATGTGCTGGTGATCGGCGGCGGCAATGCCGCGCTGTGCGCCGCGTTGATGGCGCGCGAGGCGGGTGCGTCGGTGCTGCTGCTGGAGGGTTCGCCGCGCCAATGGCGCGGGGGCAATTCGCAGCACACCCGCAACTTGCGCTGCATGCATGAGGCGCCGCAGGATGTGCTGGTCGATGCCTACCCCGAAGAGGAATACTGGCAGGACCTGCTGAAGGTCACCGGTGGCGTCACCAACGAGCATCTGGCGCGCATGACGATCCGCGCGTCGTCGCGCTGCCGGGGATGGATGCGCCGGCACGGCGTGCATTTCCAGCCGCCGCTGTCGGGCGCGCTGCATGTGGCGCGCACCAATGCCTTCTTCATGGGCGGCGGCAAGGCGCTGGTCAATGCCTATTTCCGCAGTGCCGAGGCGCTTGGCGCCGAGATCCGCTACGACACGCCGGTGGTTGCCATCGAGCGCGATGGCGACCGCTTCGTCGCGGCCGTGACCGCGTCCTGCGAACGGATCGAGGCCAGGACCTGCGTGCTGGCCGCCGGCGGTTTCGAGTCGAACCGGGACTGGCTGCGCGAAGCCTGGGGCCAGAACGAACGCGGCGAGTGGCCGTCGGACAACTTCCTGATCCGGGGCACGCGTTTCAACCAGGGCGTGCTGCTGCGCCATATGATCGACGCAGGCGCCGATGCGATCGGCGATCCCACCCAGGCCCATATGGTGGCGATCGACGCCCGCGCGCCGCTCTATGACGGCGGCATCTGCACGCGGATCGACTGTGTCTCGCTCGGCGTGGTCGTCAATCGCGACGGCGAACGCTTCTACGACGAGGGCGAGGACTTCTGGCCCAAGCGATATGCCATCTGGGGGCGGCTGGTCGCGCAGCAACCGGGCCAGATCGGTTTCTCGATCATCGATCAGAAGGCCATCGGCCGCTTCATGCCGCCCGTGTTTCCGGGCACGCGTGCCGATACGCTCGACGAACTGGCGCGCAAGCTCGGCGTGCCCGAAACCACCTTCGTGCGCACCGTGCAGGAATTCAACGCCGCGTGCCGGCCTGGCACCTTCGACCACACGGTGCTGGACGACTGCGCCACCGCTGGCATTGCGCCGCCCAAGACGCACTGGGCACGGCCGCTCGACACGCCGCCCTACATCGGCTACGCGCTGCGCCCCGGCGTGACCTTCACTTACCTGGGCCTCAAGGTCAACGAGCGGGCGCAGGTCCACTTCGGCGGCAGGCCCAGCCCGAACCTGTTCGTCGCCGGCGAGATGATGGCCGGCAACGTGCTGGGCAAGGGCTATACCGCCGGCGTCGGCATGGCGATCGGCACGGCGTTCGGCCGCATCGCCGGCGCGGGTGCCGCCCGTGCCTGCGGCTTCCAACATCCCGATTTCGACATGGAGCAGTCCAATGCCATCGCTAGCTGA
- the tcuB gene encoding tricarballylate utilization 4Fe-4S protein TcuB, giving the protein MPSLAELVDQARADAQGVGGAERRVIPIHPVLPLTAAEGEVARILQICNACRYCEGFCAVFPAMTRRLEFGRADVHYMANLCHNCGACLHACQYAPPHEFAVNVPVAMAEVRGQTYQDYAWPPALGALYRRNGLAMSLALALGLSLFLLLAVALNGTLWGGPARGNFYALFPHHLLVSMFAPVFGFVVLALAMGVRRFWREVTPATSGEPVSAPAAAEAGAAVLRLKYLDGGHGAGCNNADDAFTLSRRRFHHLTFYGFLLCFAATAVATIYHYAFGWHAPYELPSLPKVLGALGGVSLAIGTAGLGWLNLQRHRLHLAHGQRQMDLGFIALLFLTATSGLALWLGRGTPALAILLCLHLGAVMALFATMPYGKFAHGVFRSAALLRHAVEKRRPNPIGLGAE; this is encoded by the coding sequence ATGCCATCGCTAGCTGAGCTGGTCGATCAGGCTCGTGCCGACGCGCAAGGCGTGGGCGGGGCGGAGCGACGCGTGATTCCGATCCATCCGGTCTTGCCACTGACGGCTGCCGAAGGGGAAGTCGCGCGCATCCTGCAGATCTGCAATGCCTGCCGCTATTGCGAAGGCTTCTGCGCGGTGTTCCCCGCCATGACGCGGCGGCTCGAGTTTGGCCGCGCCGACGTGCACTACATGGCCAACCTGTGCCACAACTGCGGGGCGTGCCTGCATGCCTGCCAGTACGCGCCGCCGCACGAGTTCGCCGTCAACGTCCCGGTGGCGATGGCCGAGGTCCGTGGCCAGACCTACCAGGACTATGCCTGGCCGCCGGCGCTCGGCGCGCTGTACCGGCGCAACGGCCTTGCCATGTCGCTGGCCCTGGCGCTCGGCCTGAGCTTGTTCCTGCTGCTGGCCGTGGCACTCAACGGTACGTTGTGGGGCGGCCCGGCCAGGGGTAATTTCTACGCGCTGTTCCCGCATCACCTGCTGGTGTCGATGTTTGCGCCGGTATTCGGGTTCGTCGTGCTGGCGCTGGCAATGGGCGTGCGCCGGTTCTGGCGTGAAGTCACCCCGGCGACCAGCGGCGAGCCAGTGAGCGCGCCGGCGGCGGCGGAAGCCGGGGCCGCGGTGCTGCGGCTGAAATACCTCGACGGCGGCCACGGTGCCGGCTGCAACAACGCCGACGACGCCTTCACGCTGTCGCGCCGGCGTTTCCATCACCTGACGTTCTACGGATTCCTGCTGTGCTTTGCCGCAACCGCCGTGGCGACGATCTATCACTATGCCTTCGGCTGGCACGCGCCATACGAACTGCCGAGCCTGCCCAAGGTGCTCGGTGCGCTCGGCGGCGTCAGCCTCGCGATTGGCACCGCGGGCCTGGGGTGGCTCAACCTGCAACGCCATCGCTTGCATCTGGCTCATGGCCAGCGGCAGATGGACCTGGGCTTCATCGCCTTGCTGTTCCTGACCGCCACCAGCGGCCTGGCATTGTGGCTGGGGCGCGGCACGCCGGCGCTGGCCATCCTCCTGTGCCTGCACCTGGGTGCCGTGATGGCGCTGTTCGCCACCATGCCCTACGGGAAATTTGCACACGGCGTGTTTCGCAGTGCCGCGCTGCTGCGCCATGCGGTGGAGAAACGCCGCCCGAACCCGATCGGGCTCGGCGCGGAGTGA
- a CDS encoding Bug family tripartite tricarboxylate transporter substrate binding protein — protein MDRRLILRATLLAALCFPLASGVAQAQPIAGGKPVTLVVGFAAGGAADAAARLIAKKLADNLGQPVVVDNRGGAGGNIAHQLVARGPADGSMLLFGSIGPLTIAPHLMTLPYDPFRDLAPVSGGVNFPNMLVVHKGAGVKTLAELVALAKKKPGAVDYASTGAGSASHLAGELFNQRAGIEMVHIPYKGGAPALQDLLGQRVTSYFAAPPTAMPQVEAGKLVPLATTGPVRPAYLPNVPTVAESGYPGFEALNWYAFVAPGKTPAPILDRWNQEIVKVLNDPAVKDALNKHGLTPQPTTRPELLAFMKKESAKWSAIVRERKITVD, from the coding sequence ATGGACCGTCGACTGATCCTGCGCGCCACCTTGCTTGCCGCGCTTTGTTTTCCCCTTGCATCGGGCGTTGCGCAAGCGCAGCCCATCGCCGGCGGCAAGCCGGTCACGCTGGTGGTCGGCTTTGCCGCTGGCGGCGCGGCCGATGCCGCCGCGCGGCTGATCGCGAAGAAGCTGGCCGACAATCTCGGCCAGCCGGTAGTCGTCGACAACCGCGGCGGTGCCGGCGGCAATATCGCCCACCAGCTGGTGGCGCGCGGCCCGGCAGACGGCAGCATGCTGCTGTTCGGCTCGATCGGGCCGCTGACCATCGCGCCACACCTGATGACGTTGCCTTACGATCCGTTCAGGGACCTGGCCCCGGTATCGGGCGGCGTGAACTTTCCCAATATGCTGGTGGTGCACAAGGGCGCCGGCGTGAAGACCCTGGCCGAACTGGTTGCGCTGGCGAAGAAGAAGCCCGGGGCCGTGGACTACGCGTCCACCGGCGCAGGCTCCGCGTCCCATCTTGCCGGCGAACTGTTCAACCAGCGTGCCGGCATCGAGATGGTCCATATCCCGTACAAGGGCGGTGCGCCGGCGCTGCAGGATCTGCTCGGCCAGCGCGTGACCTCGTACTTCGCGGCGCCGCCGACGGCGATGCCGCAGGTGGAGGCCGGCAAGCTGGTGCCGCTGGCCACTACCGGCCCGGTGCGGCCGGCGTACCTGCCCAACGTGCCCACCGTGGCGGAATCCGGCTATCCGGGGTTCGAGGCGCTGAACTGGTATGCCTTCGTGGCCCCGGGCAAGACGCCGGCACCCATCCTCGATCGCTGGAACCAGGAGATCGTCAAGGTGCTCAACGATCCCGCGGTGAAAGACGCCCTGAACAAGCATGGCCTGACGCCCCAGCCGACCACGCGTCCGGAACTGCTCGCGTTCATGAAGAAGGAGAGCGCAAAGTGGAGCGCGATCGTCCGGGAGCGGAAGATCACGGTCGATTGA
- a CDS encoding LysR family transcriptional regulator gives MELRQLRYFTKVCELGSFGKAALELGLATSALSQQISRLERELSTRLLQRQSTGVVPTDAGLAFLRQAQLTLRHADDAVRAAQQARLSGHVSIGLASTTAAVLGVPLLRAMATRYPDVRVHVVEALSGHLSEMLNARRLDLAIVFRTETARRWSVTPLLDEKLYVLGAAGLPGLPASQRARLVQLGELPLILPSATHGLRALLDAAFARVRVTPNVVAEIDGLSMLMDAVRAGFGATIQPGAATARLNDPTLVRSLVADAQVGRHNLLASLSDDELSPAALAARVVLADTARRLVRDGAWFGATPHKD, from the coding sequence ATGGAACTGCGTCAACTCCGCTACTTCACCAAGGTCTGCGAACTCGGCAGCTTCGGCAAGGCAGCGCTCGAACTGGGACTTGCGACCTCCGCGCTCAGCCAGCAGATCAGCAGGCTCGAGCGCGAACTGTCCACGCGCCTGCTGCAGCGCCAGTCCACGGGCGTGGTGCCCACCGATGCCGGACTTGCCTTCCTTCGGCAGGCGCAGCTGACGCTGCGCCACGCCGACGATGCGGTACGCGCCGCGCAGCAGGCACGGCTGTCCGGCCATGTCAGCATCGGCCTGGCTTCTACGACCGCCGCGGTGCTGGGCGTGCCCCTGCTGCGCGCCATGGCGACACGCTATCCCGACGTGCGGGTCCACGTGGTCGAGGCGCTGTCCGGGCACCTGAGCGAGATGCTCAATGCGCGCCGGCTGGACCTGGCCATCGTGTTCCGCACCGAGACCGCGCGCCGCTGGAGCGTGACCCCGCTGCTCGACGAAAAGCTTTATGTCCTTGGCGCGGCAGGCTTGCCGGGACTGCCGGCCAGCCAGCGTGCCCGTCTTGTCCAGCTGGGCGAGTTGCCGCTGATCCTGCCAAGCGCCACCCATGGCCTGCGCGCCCTGCTCGATGCGGCCTTTGCGCGCGTGCGCGTGACGCCGAACGTGGTGGCGGAGATCGACGGGCTGTCGATGCTGATGGATGCGGTGCGCGCGGGCTTTGGCGCCACCATCCAGCCAGGCGCGGCCACCGCGCGCCTCAATGATCCGACCCTGGTGCGCTCGCTGGTCGCCGATGCCCAGGTGGGACGGCACAATCTGCTGGCCAGCCTTTCCGACGATGAACTGTCGCCCGCGGCACTGGCGGCGCGGGTCGTGCTGGCCGATACCGCGCGCCGCCTGGTGCGGGACGGCGCGTGGTTCGGCGCGACGCCGCACAAGGATTGA
- a CDS encoding DUF3422 family protein, whose protein sequence is MDNPAASLLVDHPLRASLVAELHARPFLRLSGSVSLTHYAIYSDEDPAIHESLVRTLCEQTGMALPADGVTHYAVQSAFGWHLKWERHTEFSTFTFVSPRDDTDYFNDLAIHGVPADWLALLAGKRFHAVRMELLSGQAAAAVSGNLRDWLDGPVLVGSDVLGGGKVYCDWNVRADGYMRILAIDEDFREEQGGRLLQRLYEIETYRMMALLALPVARKLGRELDDIHASLQELMRAMDARRAGEDDAGLLDRLTELAVRVESLSGHSGRFSASRAYERIVLARIQELREQRIEGMPTIAEFMERRFGPAMETCRSVWSRHEQIAARVARAVDLLRTRVNLAQERDVTRLLAGLERTARNQLHLQHAVEGLSVAAISYYVLSIAAAGLKALHVVRLPVDPELAEGLLILPVVLIVFGVIKRSRTRTPQDGPVPAGHS, encoded by the coding sequence ATGGACAACCCAGCCGCTTCGCTACTCGTCGACCACCCGCTACGCGCTTCCCTCGTCGCGGAATTGCATGCCCGCCCCTTTCTCCGGCTCAGCGGCAGCGTGTCCCTGACGCACTACGCCATCTACTCGGACGAGGATCCTGCGATCCACGAGTCTCTGGTGCGCACACTGTGTGAACAGACCGGCATGGCGCTGCCGGCGGACGGCGTCACGCACTACGCCGTGCAATCTGCGTTCGGCTGGCATCTGAAATGGGAGCGCCACACCGAGTTCTCCACGTTCACGTTCGTCAGTCCGCGCGACGACACCGACTACTTCAACGACCTTGCCATCCACGGCGTTCCCGCAGACTGGCTGGCGCTGCTGGCCGGCAAGCGCTTCCATGCGGTCCGGATGGAGCTGCTGTCTGGCCAGGCGGCGGCGGCCGTGAGCGGCAACCTGCGCGATTGGCTCGACGGGCCGGTTCTGGTCGGCAGCGATGTCCTGGGCGGCGGCAAGGTCTACTGCGACTGGAACGTGCGGGCCGACGGCTATATGCGCATCCTGGCGATCGACGAAGACTTCCGCGAGGAACAGGGCGGCAGGCTGCTGCAACGGCTCTACGAGATCGAGACGTACCGGATGATGGCGTTGCTGGCGTTGCCGGTCGCACGCAAGCTGGGGCGCGAGCTCGACGACATCCACGCATCGCTGCAGGAGCTGATGCGGGCCATGGACGCACGTCGCGCCGGCGAAGACGATGCCGGACTGCTCGACAGGCTTACCGAACTGGCCGTGCGCGTGGAATCGCTGTCCGGGCACAGCGGGCGCTTCAGCGCGTCGCGCGCCTATGAGCGCATCGTGCTGGCCCGCATCCAGGAGTTGCGCGAGCAGCGCATCGAAGGCATGCCGACCATCGCCGAGTTCATGGAGCGGCGTTTTGGCCCCGCCATGGAGACGTGCCGCAGCGTCTGGTCGCGCCACGAACAGATCGCGGCGCGGGTTGCGCGCGCGGTGGACCTGCTCCGCACCCGCGTCAACCTGGCCCAGGAGCGGGACGTCACCAGGCTGCTGGCCGGACTGGAACGTACCGCGCGCAACCAGTTGCATCTGCAGCACGCCGTCGAGGGGCTTTCCGTGGCGGCGATCTCCTATTACGTTCTGTCCATCGCGGCAGCGGGATTGAAGGCATTGCATGTCGTCCGGCTACCGGTGGACCCTGAACTGGCCGAAGGCCTGCTGATACTTCCGGTGGTGCTGATCGTGTTCGGCGTCATCAAGCGCAGCCGGACCCGGACACCCCAAGATGGCCCGGTCCCGGCAGGCCATTCCTGA
- a CDS encoding LysR family transcriptional regulator, which translates to MKMLDHDVLATVIAVAETGNMTRAAEAVNRSQSAVSMQIRALEEALGRPLFVRRPRSIVLTHEGEVLLGFARRMLALRDEAWAAVVRPEVTGKVAIGVPDDYASSLLPSVLKKFSTTYPKVEIQVIGLPSSALAPLVKDGTVDLVCGTRVKGLSGDFIRHEPMAWAAMANGPQVWEDRPLPIAVFMPGSVARENAIRSLDRARIAHRTSYESPSLLGLLSMVEAGLAVAALARCAIPPQLTVLGQAHGLPDLPPLELILARSAKSKRPPCDFLAEQIMTDLRAGAGQA; encoded by the coding sequence ATGAAGATGCTCGACCATGATGTCCTGGCGACGGTGATCGCCGTCGCCGAGACCGGCAACATGACGCGGGCCGCGGAAGCGGTGAACCGTTCGCAATCGGCGGTGAGCATGCAGATCAGGGCGCTCGAGGAAGCGCTGGGCCGGCCCCTGTTCGTGCGGCGGCCGCGCAGCATCGTGCTGACGCACGAGGGCGAAGTGCTGCTGGGCTTCGCCCGGCGGATGCTGGCCCTGCGCGACGAAGCCTGGGCGGCCGTGGTACGGCCGGAGGTGACGGGCAAGGTGGCGATTGGTGTGCCCGACGACTACGCGTCATCGCTGCTGCCGTCGGTGTTGAAAAAATTCTCGACGACGTACCCGAAAGTGGAGATCCAGGTCATCGGCCTGCCCAGCAGCGCGCTCGCGCCGCTGGTCAAGGACGGGACCGTCGACCTGGTCTGCGGCACGCGCGTGAAGGGTCTGTCTGGCGACTTTATCCGCCATGAGCCGATGGCATGGGCCGCCATGGCCAACGGGCCGCAAGTCTGGGAGGACCGGCCGTTGCCCATCGCCGTGTTCATGCCGGGCAGCGTGGCGCGCGAAAACGCGATACGCAGCCTCGATCGCGCACGGATCGCGCATCGCACCTCGTACGAGAGCCCGAGCCTGCTGGGTCTGCTCAGCATGGTCGAGGCCGGCCTGGCCGTCGCCGCACTGGCCCGCTGCGCGATTCCGCCGCAACTGACCGTGCTCGGCCAGGCCCATGGCTTGCCCGACCTGCCGCCGCTCGAGCTGATTCTCGCGCGCAGCGCGAAGTCCAAGCGGCCGCCCTGCGATTTCCTCGCCGAACAGATCATGACGGACCTTCGGGCAGGGGCAGGGCAGGCCTAG
- a CDS encoding NAD(P)/FAD-dependent oxidoreductase, with translation MSKDILVLGAGMVGVCTALALRQRGHTVVLVDRQAPGRETSYGNAGIIQREAVQPYAFPREWTAVLRVMARQGNDVHYHPRALAGLMPALARYWHESAPVRYTQTVAAYSALIRHCLTEHARLIALAGAQDLVSKRGWLQAYRTSAAFERDAAQAEAVSREHGLDCRILTGAALAAAEPALRGSLAGAVHWRDPWTVADPGELVQRYAACYEAAGGILSRGDATTLTPAGGGWSVSTADGMVTAQHAVIALGPWAPALTRPLGYRIPLFVKRGYHRHYAAPAMPALPLLDTENGLLLAPMKRGLRLTTGAEFARHEAPPTPVQLLRAERYASELLELGAPVEDTPWLGARPCVADMRPVVGPAPRHPGLWFHFGHAHQGFTLGPATARLLAELIDGETPYVDARPYDPARFGP, from the coding sequence ATGAGCAAAGACATCCTGGTACTTGGCGCCGGCATGGTTGGCGTCTGCACGGCGCTGGCGCTGCGCCAGCGCGGCCACACGGTAGTGCTGGTCGACCGGCAGGCGCCGGGCCGCGAAACCTCCTACGGCAATGCCGGCATCATCCAGCGCGAGGCGGTGCAGCCTTACGCCTTCCCGCGCGAGTGGACCGCCGTGTTGCGCGTGATGGCGCGGCAAGGCAACGATGTCCATTACCATCCGCGCGCACTGGCCGGCCTGATGCCCGCGCTGGCGCGCTACTGGCACGAATCCGCACCGGTCCGCTATACGCAGACGGTCGCCGCATACAGCGCGCTGATCCGGCACTGCCTGACCGAGCATGCGCGACTGATCGCGCTGGCCGGCGCGCAGGACCTGGTCAGCAAGCGGGGATGGCTTCAGGCCTATCGCACCAGCGCGGCGTTCGAGCGCGATGCGGCGCAGGCCGAAGCGGTGTCGCGCGAGCACGGCCTCGATTGCCGGATCCTGACCGGCGCCGCCCTCGCCGCCGCGGAGCCGGCGCTGCGCGGGTCGCTGGCAGGCGCGGTCCATTGGCGCGACCCCTGGACCGTCGCCGACCCTGGCGAGCTGGTCCAGCGCTACGCTGCCTGCTACGAGGCCGCCGGGGGCATCCTCAGCCGCGGCGACGCCACCACGCTGACGCCTGCCGGCGGTGGATGGAGCGTGTCCACGGCCGACGGCATGGTCACGGCGCAGCACGCGGTCATCGCCCTGGGCCCCTGGGCGCCGGCGCTGACCCGGCCGCTCGGCTACCGCATTCCGCTGTTCGTGAAGCGCGGCTACCACCGCCACTACGCTGCCCCTGCCATGCCCGCCCTGCCGCTGCTCGATACCGAAAACGGCCTCTTGCTGGCGCCGATGAAGCGGGGCCTGCGCCTTACCACCGGCGCGGAGTTTGCGCGCCACGAGGCACCCCCTACCCCGGTGCAGCTGCTGCGGGCCGAACGCTATGCCAGCGAGCTGCTGGAACTCGGCGCCCCCGTCGAGGACACGCCGTGGCTGGGGGCGAGGCCCTGTGTCGCCGACATGCGCCCGGTCGTCGGCCCGGCGCCGCGCCATCCGGGCCTGTGGTTCCACTTCGGACACGCGCACCAGGGCTTTACCCTCGGCCCTGCCACGGCGCGGCTGCTTGCCGAGCTGATCGACGGCGAGACGCCGTATGTGGATGCCCGACCGTACGATCCGGCACGCTTCGGCCCTTGA
- a CDS encoding SulP family inorganic anion transporter has protein sequence MEPQDISPSVRREVSKPPGWLRWLPGLLMLKSYQPAWLPRDIAGGLVLTTMLVPVGIAYAEASGVPGVYGLYATIIPLLAYAVFGPSRILVLGPDSALAAPILAVVLQLSGGDPGRAVLVASMMAVVSGAFCIILGLLRLGFITELLSKPIRYGYMNGIALAVLVSQLPKLFAISVEDAGPLRELLSLGQAIAAGQANWTSFAVGAGSLVLILLLKRFERVPGILIAVIVATLLVSALHLDQAGVKVLGTIPQGLPGFVVPWLSGVDLVEILLGGCAVALISFADTSVLSRTYAARTNTRVDPNQEMVGLGAANLAAGFFQGFPISSSASRTPVAEAAGAKTQLTGVVGALAVAALLMFAPNLLQYLPNSALAAVVIAAAIGLFEVADLKRIYRIQQWEFWLSMVCFAAVAVFGAIPGIFLAVVIAVIEFLWDGWRPHFAVLGRVEGLRGYHDTKRYPHAARIDGLVLFRWDAPLFFANAELFQQRLMEAIEESPTPVRRVVVAAEPVTSVDVTSADMLRELGGILRERGIALHFAEMKDPVRDKLRRFELLEAIGDRNFHPTVGSAVDDYLGKSP, from the coding sequence ATGGAACCCCAGGATATCTCTCCCTCAGTGAGGCGCGAAGTCAGCAAGCCGCCCGGCTGGCTGCGCTGGCTGCCTGGTCTGCTGATGCTGAAGTCATACCAGCCGGCCTGGCTGCCCCGGGACATCGCCGGCGGGCTGGTGCTGACCACCATGCTGGTGCCGGTCGGCATTGCCTACGCCGAAGCTTCCGGCGTACCCGGTGTCTACGGCCTCTATGCCACCATCATTCCCCTGCTGGCGTACGCCGTATTTGGGCCAAGCCGGATCCTGGTGCTGGGTCCGGATTCCGCGCTGGCGGCGCCGATTCTGGCCGTGGTGCTGCAGCTCTCAGGCGGCGATCCGGGCCGGGCGGTCCTGGTGGCCAGCATGATGGCGGTCGTCTCGGGCGCGTTCTGTATCATCCTGGGCCTGCTGCGGCTGGGCTTTATCACCGAACTGCTGTCCAAGCCGATACGCTACGGCTATATGAACGGCATCGCCCTGGCCGTGCTGGTCAGCCAGCTGCCGAAGCTGTTCGCAATTTCGGTCGAGGACGCCGGCCCGCTGCGCGAGTTGCTCAGCCTGGGCCAGGCGATCGCAGCGGGCCAGGCCAACTGGACCAGCTTTGCGGTCGGCGCCGGCAGCCTGGTGCTGATCCTGTTGCTGAAGCGCTTCGAGCGCGTTCCCGGAATCCTGATCGCCGTGATTGTCGCCACGCTGCTGGTCAGCGCGCTCCACCTGGACCAGGCCGGCGTGAAGGTGCTGGGCACGATTCCCCAAGGCCTGCCTGGCTTTGTCGTACCCTGGCTGAGCGGCGTGGACCTGGTAGAGATCCTGCTGGGCGGGTGTGCGGTGGCGCTGATCTCGTTCGCGGATACCAGCGTGCTGTCGCGCACCTACGCCGCGCGCACCAACACCCGGGTCGACCCCAACCAGGAGATGGTCGGCCTGGGCGCCGCCAACCTGGCCGCGGGCTTCTTCCAGGGCTTTCCGATCAGCAGCAGCGCCTCGCGCACGCCAGTCGCGGAGGCCGCGGGCGCGAAGACCCAGCTCACCGGCGTGGTGGGCGCGCTGGCCGTGGCGGCGCTGCTGATGTTCGCGCCCAATCTGCTGCAGTACCTGCCCAACAGCGCACTGGCCGCGGTGGTGATCGCGGCGGCCATCGGCCTGTTCGAGGTGGCGGACCTGAAGCGCATCTACCGCATCCAGCAGTGGGAATTCTGGCTTTCCATGGTGTGCTTTGCCGCGGTGGCCGTGTTTGGCGCCATCCCGGGCATATTCCTTGCCGTGGTGATTGCCGTGATCGAGTTCCTCTGGGACGGCTGGCGGCCGCATTTCGCCGTGCTCGGGCGCGTCGAGGGCCTGCGCGGCTACCACGACACCAAGCGCTACCCGCACGCGGCGCGCATCGATGGCCTGGTGCTGTTCCGCTGGGATGCGCCGCTGTTCTTCGCCAATGCCGAACTGTTCCAGCAACGCCTGATGGAAGCGATCGAGGAATCGCCGACACCGGTGCGCAGGGTCGTGGTGGCAGCCGAGCCGGTGACCAGCGTCGACGTGACCTCGGCCGACATGCTGCGGGAGCTGGGCGGCATCCTGCGCGAGCGCGGCATCGCGCTGCATTTTGCCGAGATGAAGGATCCCGTGCGCGACAAGCTCAGGCGCTTCGAGCTGCTGGAAGCGATCGGCGACCGGAATTTCCACCCGACGGTGGGCAGCGCGGTGGATGACTATCTCGGCAAATCCCCTTGA